The Triticum aestivum cultivar Chinese Spring chromosome 3A, IWGSC CS RefSeq v2.1, whole genome shotgun sequence genome includes a region encoding these proteins:
- the LOC123062443 gene encoding probable LRR receptor-like serine/threonine-protein kinase IRK: protein MAASASAPALLLLLLAAAAAAATTTTALTDDVLALVVFKTGVADPLGRLAKWTEDDDRPCTWPGVGCDARAGRVTSLSLPAASLSGRLPRALLRLDALLSLSLPRNNLSGPVLPGLLASLPRLRSLDLASNRLAATVPADLFAQCRDIRTISLAHNELSGYIPPAVASCSSLLSLNLSSNRLAGPIPDGIWSLPSLRSLDLSGNSLSGSVPGGFPRSSSLRALDLSRNLFAGEIPADVGEAALLKSLDLGRNFFTGGLPDSLRRLTALRFLGAGSNALAGEVPAWIGEMWSLERLDLSGNRFAGVIPDDIAKCKNLLEADLSRNALTGELPWWVFGLPLQRVSVAGNKLDGWVKVPGDAALALHVLDLSSNAFSGGIPPQITAFAGLQFLNLSSNSISGQLPAGIGGMRLLEVLDVSANTLTGSVPPEIGGAVALRVLRMGDNSLTGRIPAQIGSCNSLVALDLSHNDITGPIPSTLGNLTSLQAVDLSQNRLNGTLPVELSNLPSLHIFDVSHNLLSGNLPNSRFFDNIPNYFLSDNSGLCSSRKNNSCGVVMPKPIVLNPNSSSNPLSQSTPSSPSSKHHKKIILSVSTLIAIAGGAAIAFGVITVTVLNRRVRAAASHPKPAIALSDDYLSQSPENDASSGKLVMFGKGSPEFSTGGHALLNKDCELGRGGFGAVYKTVLRDGQPVAIKKLTVSSLVKSKDDFERQVKVLSKMRHHNIVTLRGFYWTSSLQLLIYDYLPGGNLHKHLHECTDENTLSWMERFDIIIGVARGLMHLHQHGVVHYNLKSSNVLLDSNGEPRVGDYGLASLLPMLDRYVLSSKIQSALGYMAPEFACKTVKITEKCDVYGFGVLALEILTGRRPVEYLEDDVVVLCDLVRSALEEGRLEDCMDPRLCGEFPMEEAIPIIKLGLVCTSQVPSNRPDMGEVLSILEVVRSPQDSPGDEMV from the exons atggccgcctccgcctccgcccccgcgctgctcctcctcctcctcgcggcggccgcggcggcggcgacgaccacGACGGCGCTCACCGACGACGTGCTCGCGCTGGTGGTCTTCAAGACGGGCGTGGCCGACCCGCTGGGCCGCCTCGCCAAGTGGACCGAGGACGACGACCGCCCCTGCACCTGGCCGGGCGTGGGCTGCGATGCGCGCGCGGGCCGCGTCACCTCGCTCTCCCTCCCCGCCGCCTCGCTCTCGGGCCGCCTCCCCCGCGCGCTCCTCCGCCTCGACGCgctcctttccctctccctcccccgcaACAACCTCTCGGGCCCCGTGCTCCCCGGCCTCCTCGCCTCCCTCCCCCGCCTCCGCTCCCTCGACCTCGCCTCCAaccgcctcgccgccaccgtcccCGCCGACCTCTTCGCCCAATGCCGCGACATCCGCACCATCTCCCTCGCCCACAACGAGCTCTCCGGCTACATCCCGCCCGCGGTCGCCTCCTgctcctcgctcctctccctcaacctctcctccaacCGCCTCGCTGGCCCGATACCCGACGGTATCTGGTCGCTGCCCTCGCTCCGCTCTCTGGACCTCTCCGGGAATTCGCTGTCGGGGAGTGTTCCTGGCGGGTTCCCCCGGAGCAGCTCGCTGCGGGCGCTGGATTTGAGCCGTAACCTTTTCGCCGGGGAGATACCGGCCGATGTCGGAGAGGCGGCGCTTCTTAAATCGCTGGATCTCGGGCGTAACTTCTTCACCGGCGGCTTGCCGGATTCTCTCCGGAGGCTGACCGCGCTGCGGTTCCTTGGCGCCGGCAGCAATGCGCTCGCTGGCGAGGTGCCGGCGTGGATCGGGGAGATGTGGTCGCTGGAGCGGCTTGACCTGTCGGGCAATCGCTTCGCCGGCGTCATCCCCGACGACATCGCGAAATGTAAGAACCTGCTGGAGGCCGATCTCAGCCGGAACGCGCTGACCGGCGAGCTCCCATGGTGGGTGTTCGGCCTGCCACTGCAGCGCGTCTCGGTCGCCGGCAACAAGCTCGACGGGTGGGTCAAGGTCCCCGGAGATGCCGCGTTGGCGTTGCATGTGCTGGACCTGTCGAGCAACGCGTTCTCCGGCGGGATCCCGCCGCAGATTACTGCCTTCGCGGGGTTGCAGTTTCTGAACCTGTCCTCGAATTCCATATCGGGGCAGCTGCCTGCTGGCATTGGTGGGATGAGGCTGCTGGAGGTGCTCGACGTGAGCGCTAACACGCTGACCGGAAGCGTGCCACCGGAGATTGGCGGCGCCGTGGCGCTCCGGGTGCTGAGGATGGGGGACAATTCGCTCACCGGCCGCATACCGGCACAGATTGGGAGCTGCAATTCCCTCGTTGCACT GGATTTGTCGCACAACGACATCACGGGACCGATTCCAAGCACCCTGGGGAACCTCACCAGTCTTCAGGCTGTTGATCTCTCCCAGAACAGGCTGAATGGGACCCTGCCGGTGGAGCTTTCTAATCTGCCCAGCTTGCACATCTTTGACGTCTCCCACAACTTGCTATCAGGAAATCTCCCCAACAGCCGTTTCTTCGACAATATCCCCAACTATTTCCTATCAGACAATTCCGGCCTATGCAGCTCCAGGAAGAACAATTCCTGCGGTGTGGTCATGCCGAAGCCGATTGTACTCAACCCCAATTCCTCATCAAACCCCTTGTCGCAATCCACACCAAGCTCCCCTAGCAGCAAGCACCACAAGAAAATCATACTGAGCGTCTCCACCCTCATTGCCATTGCGGGCGGTGCTGCCATTGCCTTCGGAGTGATCACTGTGACTGTGCTCAACCGTCGTGTCCGTGCAGCCGCCTCCCACCCAAAGCCTGCTATTGCACTATCTGATGATTACCTTAGCCAATCCCCGGAGAATGATGCTAGCTCTGGGAAGCTTGTCATGTTTGGTAAAGGCAGCCCAGAGTTCAGCACTGGTGGGCATGCCTTGTTGAACAAGGACTGTGAGCTTGGGCGAGGAGGCTTTGGTGCCGTCTACAAGACGGTGCTCAGAGACGGACAGCCGGTGGCCATCAAGAAGCTCACCGTGTCTAGCTTGGTGAAGTCTAAGGATGACTTTGAGCGACAAGTGAAGGTGCTTAGCAAGATGCGGCACCACAACATTGTCACACTGAGAGGCTTTTACTGGACTTCGTCGCTGCAGCTGCTCATCTATGATTACCTCCCAGGAGGAAATCTGCACAAGCACCTCCATGAGTGCACGGACGAGAACACTCTTTCCTGGATGGAGAGGTTTGACATTATCATCGGTGTTGCCAGGGGACTGATGCACCTCCACCAGCATGGGGTTGTCCATTACAACCTCAAGTCAAGCAATGTGCTGCTGGACAGCAATGGCGAGCCCAGGGTCGGTGACTATGGTCTTGCAAGCCTGCTCCCGATGCTGGACCGGTATGTGCTGAGCAGTAAGATCCAGAGTGCACTCGGGTACATGGCGCCAGAATTCGCATGCAAGACGGTGAAGATCACCGAGAAGTGCGACGTCTACGGCTTCGGTGTGCTTGCACTGGAGATCTTGACGGGCAGGAGGCCCGTTGAGTACTTGGAAGATGACGTGGTCGTGCTATGTGATCTGGTGCGAAGCGCGCTGGAGGAAGGCAGGCTGGAGGACTGCATGGATCCGAGACTGTGCGGCGAGTTCCCGATGGAGGAGGCCATTCCGATCATCAAGCTGGGCCTCGTTTGCACCTCGCAGGTGCCGTCGAACCGGCCGGACATGGGCGAGGTGTTGAGTATACTCGAGGTGGTGAGGAGTCCGCAGGACAGTCCAGGGGATGAGATGGTCTGA